A stretch of Bacteroidota bacterium DNA encodes these proteins:
- a CDS encoding RidA family protein — MTITRMDSTPRMSRIVEQNGTIYLCGQTAKDASKDIKEQTVTTLEKVEELLEKAGSDKKHILSVTIYVRDMK, encoded by the coding sequence ATGACAATAACAAGAATGGATTCAACACCACGAATGAGTAGAATAGTTGAACAAAATGGTACAATTTATCTTTGCGGACAAACAGCAAAAGATGCTAGCAAAGATATTAAAGAACAAACTGTTACCACTCTGGAAAAAGTTGAGGAATTACTTGAAAAAGCAGGTTCTGACAAAAAGCATATTCTTTCAGTCACCATTTATGTGCGCGACATGAAAGA